One Brassica napus cultivar Da-Ae chromosome C2, Da-Ae, whole genome shotgun sequence DNA window includes the following coding sequences:
- the BNAC02G39850D gene encoding uncharacterized protein BNAC02G39850D has protein sequence MAESKTKFAEIREWIVEHKLRTVGCLWLSGISGSIAYNWSKPGMKTSVRIIHARLHAQALTLAALAGAAAVEYYDHKTGATDRYPKFLKPDNLNKD, from the exons ATGGCGGAATCAAAGACAAAGTTTGCAGAAATCAGGGAATGGATCGTCGAACACAAGCTTCGTACCGTTG GTTGTTTATGGCTGAGTGGTATCTCTGGTTCGATCGCCTACAACTGGTCTAAACCTGGTATGAAAACCAGTGTCCGAATCATCCACGCCAG GCTACACGCTCAGGCCCTGACATTGGCCGCTCTGGCTGGAGCAGCTGCAGTGGAGTACTATGATCACAAAACTGGAGCCACCGATCGTTACCCCAAATTTCTCAAGCCTGATAACTTGAATAAAGACTAA
- the LOC111203402 gene encoding replication factor C subunit 3-like, which produces MLWVDKYRPKSLDKVIVHEDIAQNLKKLVTEQDCPHLLFYGPSGSGKKTLIMALLKQIYGASADKVKVENRAWKVDAGSRTIDLELTTLSSTNHVELTPSDAGFQDRYIVQEIIKEMAKNRPIDTKGKKGYKVLVLNEVDKLSREAQHSLRRTMEKYSSSCRLILCCNSSSKVTEAIKSRCLNVRINAPSQEEIVKVLEFVAKKESLQLPHGFAARIAEKSNRSLRRAILSLETCRVQNYPFADNQVISPMDWEEYVSEISTDMLREQSPKSLFQVRGKVYELLVNCIPPEVILKKLLHELLKKLDSELKLEVCHWAAYYEHRMRLGQKAIFHMEAFVAKFMSIYKNFLISTFG; this is translated from the exons ATGTTGTGGGTCGACAAGTACAGGCCGAAATCGCTAGATAAGGTCATCGTCCATGAGGATATCGCCCAAAATCTCAAGAAATTG GTAACGGAGCAAGACTGTCCGCATTTGCTGTTCTATGGACCGTCTGGTTCGGGTAAGAAAACCCTAATCATGGCGCTTCTCAAGCAGATATATGGTGCCAGTGCTGACaag GTGAAAGTGGAGAACAGGGCATGGAAAGTTGAT GCTGGGAGTAGAACTATTGATCTGGAGCTCACTACGTTATCAAGCACCAACCATGTGGAGCTTACTCCAAGTGACGCTGGCTTTCAGGACAGATACATCGTTCAAGAGATCATTAAAGAGATGGCCAAGAACAGACCTATTGACACCAAAGGAAAGAAGGGATATAAAG TGTTGGTACTAAATGAAGTTGACAAGCTCTCACGAGAAGCGCAACATTCTCTGCGGAGAACAATGGAGAAATATAGCTCATCATGCCGTCTCATCTTATGCTGTAACAGCTCTTCAAAGGTTACAGAAGCCATTAAGTCTCGTTGTCTCAATGTGCGGATAAATGCTCCTTCACAGGAAGAG ATAGTGAAAGTGTTGGAGTTCGTTGCGAAGAAAGAAAGTCTGCAACTTCCCCACGGTTTTGCTGCTCGAATAGCCGAAAAATCAAACCGCAGTCTTAGAAGAGCTATTTTGTCGCTTGAGACCTGTCGTGTCCAAAA cTATCCATTCGCAGATAATCAAGTGATATCTCCAATGGATTGGGAAGAGTATGTTTCTGAAATATCAACTGACATGTTGAGGGAACAGAGCCCTAAAAG TTTGTTTCAGGTGCGTGGGAAGGTATACGAGCTGCTAGTTAATTGCATTCCACCAGAAGTCATACTGAAG AAACTTCTTCATGAACTGCTGAAGAAACTTGACTCAGAGCTGAAGCTTGAAGTCTGCCACTGGGCCGCATATTAT GAACATCGGATGAGATTAGGTCAGAAAGCCATATTTCACATGGAAG CATTTGTGGCCAAGTTTATGAGCATATACAAAAACTTCCTCATTTCAACATTTGGGTAG